GAAACCACGCTACATAACCTAAGACGAGTTGCGTCGGGAAAATAATTTCTGGCGACATATCGCCCTCCTATAGCGTGATGGGATTATAGCCGTCATCCAATAGACTCAAATTTTTCTTTAGAGCCAACTCGAGATTTCTTATGTCGGTTCCATGAGATGATCAAGGACATCCTATAATCAACGCGATGCGCTACCAGCCTGAACACAAAGCCGAAGTCCGCCACAAGATCGTCAAAGACGCCTCCCGTCGTGTGCGCAAGCAGGGATTGTCCGGTGCCGCGGTCGCCACTGTAATGCACGACGCGGGTCTGACCCACGGCGGCTTCTACAAGCACTTCGAAAACAAGGATCAGCTGCTGTTGGAATCGCTCAGCGAAGGTTTTCGGCAGATCGCCGACATGCTCGTGCAGGCCACGGAGAAGTCCAAACCCGGGAGCGCCTGGAAGACGATCGTAAACATCTACCTCAGCCCGGAGCACGCCGATCACCCGGAGCGTGGCTGCCCCCTGGCTGCACTCGCGCCCGAACTCGCGCGCGTCGACAAGGCGATGAAGCCGCGGATTCTCGAAGAACTGAGCAACTATAAGGCCCGAATGCTACCGTTTATGCCCGGGCGCCGCTCCGCAGAGAGAGAGCGCAACTTCATCTCCATTTTTTCAACCATGCTCGGAGCAATAGCCATTGCACGAATACTGCCCGATCCCGCGGCACGAGCGAAGGTCCTCAAGAGCGCGCGAGACTTTCTTTCGCGTAGCTTCTGATGGCCACATTCACCATCCCCACGCTCGATCAACGGCTTGCACGCGCGGCCCGCATCGAACGATGTAACCCCTTGCGTTGACTCCACCGCAACTCTCACCTAGGCTGAGCGCAATGCCCTCTGCGCGCTTTCGAGCGGCCACAGGCCGCCGCGACCCTGCACTCGACGGCCTGCGCGGAGTCGCCATCCTGCTCGTCTACATCTTTCACTACGGTGGCGGCCTGCGCTCCACAAATCCGCTCGTGCGCGGTCTGGGATACTTCACCGAAACCGGTTGGACCGGCGTCATCCTCTTCTTCGCGCTCTCCGGGTTCCTCATCACCGGCAGCCTGTGGGACTCACGCGAGGAACGGGATGTTCTGCGCAATTTCTACGCGCGACGCGTGCTCCGAATTTTTCCGCTCTACTACGCCGTCGTGCTCATCGCACTCCTCGCCTCGGTCGCGCGCGGCACGCGCCTCGCCGAGCTCACGCCGGTTCTTCTCTACGCTGGCTTTCTGCAAAATCTTCCCGGCCTCGTCAGCACAGCGCTGCTGCCCATCTCGCCGCTTCCGCTCTTCCATCTCTGGAGCCTGGCAGTAGAGGAGCAGTTTTATATCGTCTGGCCGGCGCTGGTCCTGTTCTCCGGCACGCGCTCGCGGGCACTGAACCTCAGCCTCTGGATCGTGGCGCTTTCTGAGGTCTTTCGCATCCTCACCCATCTGCCGATCGTCCCGCCCGATTTCGCCGCTACGCTCGATCCCTTCCTGCTGACGCACGCGGGCACGCTCGCGCTCGGCGCCGCTCTCGCACTCGCGCTACGGGGCCCACAGTGGCCGCTGGTCGAGCGCTGGGCGGTTACTGCCTTCTGGTCCGGCATCGTGCTCTACCTGCTTGCCAGCTGGCGCTCCGGCAGCTTTTATCTCTCGCCTTATCCGCAGTTCACCGTCGGCCTGCTGGGTGTTGGAATCGCCTCTACCGCAATCATTCCCATCGCGATGCGAACCGGCCGCCTGCGCCTCATTTTGTCTTCGCCGCCTCTGCGTTTTCTCGGCCGCATCAGCTATGGCTTCTACGTGCTGCACATCTTCATCGAGCCGCTGATTGATGTCCTCGGCGGCCGCGCCGCACATGCAACCTCAGGCGCGACGTACCAGCTCGCGCGTTTTCTCATCGCCTTCCCCATCACCGTCGCGCTCGCGTCGCTCTCCTACTATTTCTTCGAGCTTCCCATTCTGCGTTACAAGCGCCGCTTCCCGATGCATTCACCGCTTCCGCCGCAGGCACACGTCTCTACGACACCAAATTCATAGTCGACCGAACATCGGCCACCCCGCATCCGATTTCCGCCTCAGGCATCCAAAGCAAGGTGGCGACTTTGCTCGCCCTATCCCCGCACGACGGAAGCAGGCACAGGACGCATGGCAAGCGCTACCGCGACGCTCGACCAATCCACGGCCGCTGAGGCGCCGCAGGAGGTCACGCAGGGCGTAAACCCGTGGATCATCGCAGCGTCTGTCATGCTTGCCACTTTCATGGAGGTGCTCGATACCGCGATCGCCTCCGTCGCGCTTCCCTACATCGCGGGCTCGCTCTCTGCGTCGACTGATCAAGCTACCTGGGTGCTCACCAGCTACCTCGTCGCGAACGCCATCATCCTTCCGGCGTCCAACTGGTTTTCGCTCCGCTTCGGCCGCAAACGCTTCCTCGTCACCTGCGTCATCATCTTCACCATCGCCAGCTTCGCCTGCGGTGCCGCGCCGACCCTTGGCTTCATCCTCTTTGCGCGCGTGATCCAGGGAGCAGGCGGCGGCGCACTGCAGCCACTCTCGCAGGCCATCCTGCTCGAGAGTTTCCCTCCGCGCAAGCGTGGTGCGGCAATGGCGGTTTTCGCCTTTGGTGTCGTCGTCGCTCCGGTGCTCGGCCCCACGCTCGGCGGCTGGCTCACAGACACCTACTCGTGGCGCTACGCCTTCTACATCAACATCCCCATCGGCGCGCTCGCGGTCTTCATGATCAGCCGCTTCGTCCACGACCCGCCGTACATCTCTAAAGCGAAGGTCGCGCGCTTCGATAAGATCGGCTTCGGCACGCTTGCCGTCTGGAGCGGCTGCCTGCAGATCATCCTCGACAAGGGCCAGGAGGTCGACTGGTTCGGCGCCATCTGGCTGCGCTGGGCTTGCGTCTTCTTCGTCCTCTCGTTCTGCTGGTTCATCTATCAGTCCTGGTGGGGCAAAGATCCTCTTGTCGATCTCAAGGTACTCAAAGATCGCAACTTCCTCATCGGCTGCGCGCTCATCTTCCTCTTCGGGATCGCCATCTACTCCACGGTCACCGTTCTTCCGCTCTTCTATCAGGAGCTGATGGGCTACACCGCCTTCACCGCGGGCCTCGTCGTCGCGCCGCGCGGTCTCGGCGCCATCTGTGGCATGCCGGTTATCGGGTATTTGTCGAACAAAGCCGACCCGCGTTATTTGCTCACCTTCGGCTTCATCACCTTCGGTCTCACCACGCTCTACTTCGGCTCCATCACCACCCAGATCTCGCCGACGACCCTCTTCCTTCCGATCCTCATCACCGGCTTCGGCCTCAGCTTCGTCTTCGTGCCCATCAACACCGCGGCCTATGGCACGCTGCGCAACGACCAGATCGGCAACGCCAGCGGCCTCTTCAACCTGATGCGCAACGTCGGTGGTTCCATCGGCATCTCCATCGCCACCACGCTGCTCGTGCGCCGCGCGGACGTCCACCAGAACGAGATCGTCAATCACGTTCCGCAGACCGGCATCGCCTTCCAGAACAGCGTGCAAGGCGCACAGCATTTCCTCAACGGCCAATTCGGTCCCAGCAACGCCGCCGGAGCCGCACAGGCCAGCCTCTACGGCCAACTACTCCACCAGGCTTCCACCTGGGCCTTCGTCGACGTCTTCCGCTGGCTCTCGCTACTCAGCGCCGGCTGCGTCATCGTCGTGTGGTTGTTCAAGAAAGTGAAGCCCGGCCGCGGCCCCGCCGGAGCGCACTAATCCGCACTCTCAAAGCAGCGGTGCACTCTAAGACCAAGGCCTGCCGAGTTGGCAGGCCTTGGTCTTTGTTGTTGTAATCCCCCTAAAGGGATCTGCTTTTGTGTTTGAAGGCCGGCCTTACCGCGCCGTGAACGTCGCCTCCAGCGGCGTCTCCGCCGACGACGGCCCAGCCATCACGTGATACTCGCCGCTTGGCCGCGTCCAGCGCTTCGCGGCAACATCCCAGATCGA
This Acidobacteriaceae bacterium DNA region includes the following protein-coding sequences:
- a CDS encoding acyltransferase, with the protein product MPSARFRAATGRRDPALDGLRGVAILLVYIFHYGGGLRSTNPLVRGLGYFTETGWTGVILFFALSGFLITGSLWDSREERDVLRNFYARRVLRIFPLYYAVVLIALLASVARGTRLAELTPVLLYAGFLQNLPGLVSTALLPISPLPLFHLWSLAVEEQFYIVWPALVLFSGTRSRALNLSLWIVALSEVFRILTHLPIVPPDFAATLDPFLLTHAGTLALGAALALALRGPQWPLVERWAVTAFWSGIVLYLLASWRSGSFYLSPYPQFTVGLLGVGIASTAIIPIAMRTGRLRLILSSPPLRFLGRISYGFYVLHIFIEPLIDVLGGRAAHATSGATYQLARFLIAFPITVALASLSYYFFELPILRYKRRFPMHSPLPPQAHVSTTPNS
- a CDS encoding TetR/AcrR family transcriptional regulator translates to MRYQPEHKAEVRHKIVKDASRRVRKQGLSGAAVATVMHDAGLTHGGFYKHFENKDQLLLESLSEGFRQIADMLVQATEKSKPGSAWKTIVNIYLSPEHADHPERGCPLAALAPELARVDKAMKPRILEELSNYKARMLPFMPGRRSAERERNFISIFSTMLGAIAIARILPDPAARAKVLKSARDFLSRSF
- a CDS encoding DHA2 family efflux MFS transporter permease subunit; translation: MASATATLDQSTAAEAPQEVTQGVNPWIIAASVMLATFMEVLDTAIASVALPYIAGSLSASTDQATWVLTSYLVANAIILPASNWFSLRFGRKRFLVTCVIIFTIASFACGAAPTLGFILFARVIQGAGGGALQPLSQAILLESFPPRKRGAAMAVFAFGVVVAPVLGPTLGGWLTDTYSWRYAFYINIPIGALAVFMISRFVHDPPYISKAKVARFDKIGFGTLAVWSGCLQIILDKGQEVDWFGAIWLRWACVFFVLSFCWFIYQSWWGKDPLVDLKVLKDRNFLIGCALIFLFGIAIYSTVTVLPLFYQELMGYTAFTAGLVVAPRGLGAICGMPVIGYLSNKADPRYLLTFGFITFGLTTLYFGSITTQISPTTLFLPILITGFGLSFVFVPINTAAYGTLRNDQIGNASGLFNLMRNVGGSIGISIATTLLVRRADVHQNEIVNHVPQTGIAFQNSVQGAQHFLNGQFGPSNAAGAAQASLYGQLLHQASTWAFVDVFRWLSLLSAGCVIVVWLFKKVKPGRGPAGAH